AAAATCAATTGTTTCTGATTTATCTCCCCTAGTACCTTTAACCCTATTAATTAATATTTTCTTAATAGATTCATTTACTTTTTTATTAAAAACTCTATCAATTTCATAAATAACATCTTCTGATACTAATTGTAAATCGTCGCTTGTTGAATCCGCTTCTATTCTTAAATTTATTCCCTTAAGTAAAAACACATCTTTATTATCTCTAATTACAACATCCATTATTTTAAAAGTAATGTCTCCGCCGTAAGATTTTCTTACTACAATATCTCCTATTTTCACAAACCCACCTCCACATTTAATCTCATATTATATATTATGAAATTATAGCTAATAGGTGAGCATGAAAAAGTTATGTAAATATTTCATCTACATAACTTTAATGAATAATGTGCTTCGTACTATTTCTGATTGAATACTCTTTTATAATCTTCAATAAATACCATAAACTTTTCTTTTTCAGAAATTAGCTCCTCCATCTTCTTGTTAAAAGTGTTTTGAATCCACGTAACTTCATTATAGTAGTATCTATTGCAAAGTCTCCAGTAACGTTGTGGGAATACTAGGAATGCATATACAAGTCTGTACTCTTCTAATGACAGAGGATTTACACTACTGTATGCTTCTAATACTATTTCAGCATACTTTATGTCCCAATCCTGCTTTTTAAGCATTTTGATTAAAAAATTAGATAAATCATATGCTTTTACTTCTCTTTTGCAATAATCAAAATCAATTATGTTTACATCATTATTTTTATCAACAATAATATTGTGATAAGTATAATCATGATGGCAAAACCCTTTTTCTTCTTCTGTTTGCCTACATATGTCAAAATACCTTGAGTCTTCGAGTATCGCCATAGCTCTTTTTCCGAGTATCTTTTGATCCTCTACACTCCTAATATAGTTCATATCAAAATCCGTTTTAAAATTCTTCTTTTTTCTAATCATTCCCTGCATTTTATCAAATGACTTTATTCTTTTTTCCATTAAATTTGGCCATCTTCCAAGATCTGTTTTTAACTTACTGTTTTCTGGTGGATCATACCCCTTTGATGCAATATGCATAAAAGCTAAGTTTTTTGCAGCTAAAACCAAATCCTCTTCATTTCGAAAATCACACTCGCGACCATCTATCCACTTTGAAAGTGTGTAAATATCTTCATTAACTAATGCATAAGGATTTCCTTCAGTATTCAAAAAATATCTATCCACCTTGTCAAAGCCATTATTTGCAAGATGTTCTTTAGCTCCGTATACAAACAAAAGTTTTTGTGTACCGTAACTTATTTTTTTTAGACACTTAGCTCCATCATCTGTCTTTAGTAAATACACTCCCTTGTTAGGGCGTATACTTTCTATTTTAATGCCATACTGTCTTTC
This window of the Clostridium estertheticum genome carries:
- a CDS encoding CotS family spore coat protein, which produces MMREFEIERQYGIKIESIRPNKGVYLLKTDDGAKCLKKISYGTQKLLFVYGAKEHLANNGFDKVDRYFLNTEGNPYALVNEDIYTLSKWIDGRECDFRNEEDLVLAAKNLAFMHIASKGYDPPENSKLKTDLGRWPNLMEKRIKSFDKMQGMIRKKKNFKTDFDMNYIRSVEDQKILGKRAMAILEDSRYFDICRQTEEEKGFCHHDYTYHNIIVDKNNDVNIIDFDYCKREVKAYDLSNFLIKMLKKQDWDIKYAEIVLEAYSSVNPLSLEEYRLVYAFLVFPQRYWRLCNRYYYNEVTWIQNTFNKKMEELISEKEKFMVFIEDYKRVFNQK